The proteins below come from a single Serratia fonticola genomic window:
- a CDS encoding BMC domain-containing protein, protein MNLSLGVIETYGLTAAIHAADAACKSAAVTVLGYKKIGSGLVSVFFAGEISAVKTAIDSSVAVIKQPAFIKGQLVIARPEKQVVALLTGLKGKELTPPAAKVQQEPPAPVAEVAAPQAEAAAPVVEAPVADNKPARTGGKKESK, encoded by the coding sequence ATGAACTTAAGCCTGGGAGTGATTGAAACCTATGGCCTGACCGCCGCGATCCACGCGGCCGATGCGGCCTGTAAATCCGCTGCGGTAACGGTGCTGGGATACAAGAAGATTGGTTCCGGCCTGGTTAGCGTGTTCTTTGCCGGGGAAATCAGCGCGGTGAAAACCGCCATCGACAGCAGTGTGGCAGTGATCAAACAACCGGCGTTTATCAAAGGCCAGTTGGTGATTGCCCGCCCGGAAAAACAGGTTGTCGCGCTGCTGACCGGGCTGAAAGGCAAGGAGCTTACGCCGCCAGCGGCCAAGGTGCAGCAAGAACCGCCTGCGCCAGTAGCAGAAGTGGCCGCCCCGCAGGCGGAGGCCGCAGCACCGGTAGTCGAAGCCCCTGTTGCCGACAACAAACCCGCCCGCACCGGCGGCAAGAAAGAGTCTAAATAA
- the cutD gene encoding choline TMA-lyase-activating enzyme, whose protein sequence is MDNTLEKKGRIFNIQKYSIYDGDGIRTLIFFKGCNILCAWCANPEGLTSNFQVMYSHDKCVDCGQCVSVCPVGIHSQIQNAQGDLKHHLDRNIDCIGCRKCEEVCISGALDIMGKDVTVQELMDIILQDVDFYHASGGGVTLGGGELSLQTDFAAALLTECKKQMINTAIETNGTTTLANYEKLATCTDMFLFDIKHIDSTRHKALFGVGNEGVKRNLERLVELGSHIVVRMPLVRGYNDSYDAITGAIDYVMALARKGNISRIDVLPYHQLGKNKYQRLDMIYPVKDDPSYSNEELDQLAAFFQRFDFDIRLVRH, encoded by the coding sequence ATGGATAACACGCTGGAGAAAAAGGGTCGGATATTCAATATCCAGAAATACTCGATCTATGACGGAGACGGTATTCGCACCCTGATTTTTTTCAAAGGTTGTAACATCCTCTGCGCCTGGTGCGCCAACCCCGAGGGGCTCACCAGCAATTTCCAGGTGATGTATTCACATGATAAGTGCGTTGACTGTGGGCAATGTGTCAGCGTCTGCCCGGTGGGGATCCACTCCCAGATCCAGAATGCACAAGGCGATCTCAAGCACCATCTCGATCGCAACATAGACTGCATCGGTTGCCGCAAGTGCGAAGAGGTCTGCATCTCTGGCGCGCTGGACATCATGGGTAAGGACGTCACGGTGCAGGAGTTGATGGATATCATCCTGCAGGACGTCGATTTCTATCATGCCTCTGGCGGTGGCGTCACCCTGGGCGGTGGCGAGCTGAGCCTGCAAACCGACTTTGCGGCCGCGCTGCTGACCGAATGCAAAAAACAGATGATCAACACCGCCATCGAAACCAATGGCACCACCACTTTAGCCAATTATGAAAAGCTGGCGACCTGCACCGATATGTTCCTGTTCGATATCAAGCATATCGATAGCACACGGCATAAAGCGTTATTTGGCGTTGGCAACGAGGGCGTAAAAAGAAACCTGGAGCGCCTGGTGGAACTGGGCAGCCATATCGTGGTGCGCATGCCTTTGGTACGCGGCTATAACGATTCTTACGATGCCATCACCGGTGCCATTGACTATGTCATGGCCCTGGCACGCAAAGGCAATATCAGCCGCATCGACGTTTTGCCTTATCACCAACTGGGTAAAAACAAATACCAGCGGCTCGACATGATCTATCCGGTCAAAGACGACCCAAGTTACAGCAATGAAGAACTGGACCAACTGGCGGCTTTTTTCCAGCGCTTTGACTTTGATATCCGCCTGGTAAGGCACTAA
- the cutC gene encoding choline trimethylamine-lyase produces the protein MAHYSLTPRVKLLAERLLSQNSTISTERAAILETLGGDVAGMPQLVKNAKLFNELVKQLPGYIGPDELIIGSQSSTPRAAVFHSENELRSPSAFTAFGQTSPDYLAVITKGLFAIEAEMEDRARSIGSAVSRSGLDEVNQCRAMIYACNAAMHLAQKLASKAENMAAVENHPYRKAELQEAAAMLKKVPAYGASSFKEACQSFYFFQLALHLENGSYAVYPGGFDKLLYSFYQQDITRGVLTPEQAYEIVECLWLKLCELSEVRAPRELDGYPMFDAMLHGVRLDDPALVINDLSAMLLAARSNLMTLNSNLQVKLFAGQAGARPQYSAPSAPFVAASAQDVATHKLMEGLTPRLQRLRDNYLDARPSVSIYRAITFTEMAKNNPGLPTILLRAKSFRAACETAPILIQKDELIVGHPCGKPRAGAFSPDIAWRWVRDELDTMGTRPQDPFVISEADKKTIREEIVPFWEGRSLDEICEAQYREAGVWAFSGETFVSDLSYHQINGGGDTCPGYDILLFTKGMNGIKADAQQHLAALSMENPADIDKIYFYKAAIETCDGVVAYAKRIADKARELAAVEQDPARRTELLTIAETNENVPANPPKTLQEALQSIWTVESLFEVEENQTGLSLGRLDQYCYPMYQADIESGRLTQEQALELLQAFIIKCAELMWMSSELGAKYFAGYQPFINLTIGGQKRSGGDACNDLTYLIMDAVRFVKVYQPSLACRIHNQSPQKYMEKIVDVVKAGMGFPACHFDDSHIKMMLRKGFDFEDARDYCLMGCVEPQKSGRIYQWTSTGYTQWPIAIEFVLNRGRMVLFDSYQGLDTGELSTLKTYEEFDNAVKAQIAHIVKLSAIGTVISQRVHRDVAPKPLMSLLVEGCMEQGKDVAAGGAVINHGPGLIFSGLATYVDSMAAIRKLVYQDGKYTLEQIRDALLANFEGFEQLRRDCLNAPKYGNDDDTVDQYALDITEWTERECRKYKMLYSTLSHGTLSISNNTPIGELTAATPNGRLAWMPLSDGISPTQGADKQGPTAIIKSVSKMNVETMNIGMVHNFKFLKGLLDTPEGKNGLITLLRTASILGNGQMQFSYVDNEVLKQAQVEPEKYRDLIVRVAGYSAYFVELCKEVQDEIISRTVIEKF, from the coding sequence ATGGCCCATTATTCACTGACGCCACGCGTAAAACTGCTGGCAGAAAGACTCTTATCCCAAAACAGCACCATCAGCACCGAACGTGCCGCCATTCTGGAAACGCTGGGTGGCGATGTGGCCGGCATGCCGCAGTTGGTCAAGAATGCCAAGCTGTTCAATGAGCTGGTCAAGCAACTGCCCGGCTACATCGGCCCCGATGAGTTGATCATCGGCAGCCAATCCTCCACCCCGCGCGCCGCCGTGTTCCACAGCGAAAACGAACTGCGCAGTCCTTCGGCCTTCACCGCATTTGGCCAGACCTCACCGGACTATCTGGCGGTGATCACCAAAGGGCTGTTCGCCATCGAAGCCGAAATGGAAGACCGCGCCAGAAGCATCGGCAGCGCCGTCAGCCGTTCTGGATTGGACGAAGTCAACCAATGCCGCGCCATGATCTACGCCTGTAATGCAGCGATGCATCTGGCGCAGAAACTGGCTAGCAAAGCCGAAAACATGGCTGCGGTAGAAAACCATCCGTACCGCAAGGCGGAGCTACAAGAAGCGGCCGCCATGCTGAAGAAAGTCCCTGCTTACGGGGCCAGCAGCTTTAAAGAGGCTTGCCAGTCGTTCTACTTCTTCCAACTGGCACTGCACCTGGAAAACGGCAGCTACGCGGTTTACCCAGGCGGCTTCGACAAATTGTTGTACAGCTTCTATCAGCAAGACATCACCCGTGGCGTGCTGACGCCGGAGCAGGCTTATGAAATCGTCGAGTGCCTGTGGCTGAAGCTGTGTGAGCTTTCCGAAGTGCGCGCACCACGTGAGCTGGACGGCTACCCGATGTTTGACGCCATGCTGCACGGCGTGCGCCTCGACGATCCGGCATTAGTGATCAACGATCTGTCCGCCATGTTGCTGGCAGCCCGTAGCAACCTGATGACACTCAACAGCAACTTGCAGGTAAAACTGTTTGCTGGCCAGGCAGGTGCTCGCCCGCAGTACAGTGCGCCATCGGCCCCGTTCGTGGCGGCCTCCGCGCAAGACGTGGCAACGCACAAACTGATGGAAGGGCTGACGCCGCGCCTGCAACGCCTGCGTGACAACTACCTCGATGCTCGCCCTAGCGTTTCTATCTATCGCGCCATCACCTTTACCGAGATGGCAAAAAACAACCCAGGTCTGCCAACCATTCTGCTGCGCGCCAAGTCTTTCCGTGCTGCCTGTGAAACCGCACCGATCCTGATCCAGAAAGATGAGTTGATCGTCGGCCATCCGTGCGGCAAACCGCGTGCCGGGGCGTTCTCACCGGATATCGCCTGGCGCTGGGTGCGTGACGAGCTGGACACCATGGGCACCCGCCCGCAGGATCCGTTCGTTATCTCCGAGGCCGACAAGAAGACAATCCGCGAAGAAATCGTACCGTTCTGGGAAGGCCGTTCGCTCGATGAGATCTGTGAAGCGCAGTACCGCGAAGCAGGCGTTTGGGCCTTCAGCGGCGAAACCTTTGTCAGCGACCTCTCCTACCACCAGATTAACGGCGGCGGCGACACCTGCCCAGGCTATGACATCCTGCTGTTCACCAAAGGGATGAACGGTATCAAGGCCGATGCCCAACAGCACCTCGCGGCGCTGAGCATGGAAAATCCGGCGGATATCGACAAGATCTACTTCTACAAAGCGGCGATTGAAACCTGTGACGGCGTGGTGGCCTACGCCAAACGTATCGCCGACAAGGCCCGTGAACTGGCTGCCGTTGAGCAAGATCCGGCACGCCGTACGGAACTGCTGACCATCGCAGAAACCAACGAGAACGTCCCTGCCAACCCACCGAAGACCCTGCAAGAAGCGCTGCAAAGCATCTGGACGGTAGAGTCGCTGTTTGAAGTGGAAGAGAACCAGACCGGACTGTCACTGGGCCGTCTGGATCAGTATTGCTACCCGATGTACCAGGCCGATATCGAATCTGGCCGCCTGACGCAGGAACAGGCGTTGGAACTGTTGCAGGCCTTCATCATCAAGTGTGCCGAACTGATGTGGATGTCCAGCGAACTGGGTGCCAAGTACTTCGCCGGTTACCAGCCGTTTATCAACCTGACCATCGGCGGGCAGAAGCGCAGCGGCGGCGATGCCTGTAACGATTTGACCTACCTGATCATGGACGCCGTGCGCTTCGTCAAAGTGTACCAGCCGTCGCTGGCCTGCCGTATCCATAACCAGTCGCCGCAGAAGTACATGGAGAAGATCGTTGACGTGGTGAAAGCGGGTATGGGCTTCCCGGCCTGCCACTTTGATGATTCCCACATCAAGATGATGCTGCGCAAGGGCTTTGACTTTGAAGATGCGCGCGACTACTGCCTGATGGGCTGCGTAGAGCCGCAAAAATCCGGCCGCATCTATCAGTGGACCTCCACCGGTTATACCCAGTGGCCGATCGCCATCGAGTTCGTGCTCAACCGTGGCCGCATGGTGCTGTTCGACAGCTATCAAGGCTTGGATACCGGTGAGCTGAGCACCCTGAAAACCTACGAAGAGTTCGACAATGCGGTGAAGGCGCAGATCGCGCACATCGTCAAACTGTCGGCTATCGGTACCGTGATCAGCCAGCGTGTGCACCGCGATGTAGCACCAAAACCGCTGATGTCGCTGCTGGTGGAAGGCTGTATGGAACAGGGTAAAGACGTGGCCGCCGGTGGCGCGGTGATCAACCACGGCCCAGGGCTGATCTTCTCCGGCCTGGCGACCTATGTCGACTCCATGGCGGCGATCCGCAAGCTGGTGTATCAGGATGGCAAATACACCCTGGAGCAGATCCGTGACGCGCTGCTGGCCAACTTTGAAGGCTTTGAACAGCTGCGCCGCGACTGTCTGAATGCGCCGAAGTACGGCAATGACGATGACACGGTCGATCAGTACGCGCTGGACATCACCGAGTGGACCGAGCGCGAGTGCCGCAAGTACAAGATGCTCTACTCCACGCTGAGCCACGGCACCCTGTCGATTTCCAACAACACGCCGATCGGTGAACTGACCGCCGCAACGCCAAACGGCCGCTTGGCCTGGATGCCACTCTCCGACGGGATCAGCCCGACGCAGGGCGCGGACAAACAGGGCCCAACCGCCATCATCAAGTCCGTCAGCAAGATGAACGTGGAAACCATGAACATCGGCATGGTGCACAACTTCAAGTTCCTCAAAGGGCTGCTCGATACCCCTGAAGGCAAGAACGGACTGATCACCCTGCTGCGTACCGCGTCCATTCTGGGCAACGGCCAGATGCAGTTCAGCTACGTGGATAACGAAGTGCTGAAACAGGCGCAGGTGGAACCAGAGAAATATCGCGACCTGATCGTCCGTGTGGCCGGTTACAGCGCCTACTTCGTCGAGCTATGCAAAGAAGTGCAGGACGAAATCATCAGCCGTACCGTTATTGAGAAGTTCTGA
- a CDS encoding 1-propanol dehydrogenase PduQ, translated as MNEFLIKPKIHFGEDALLALSSLPGRSAFLVTDQAMVKFGLAERVTSLLQQQQIRCRQYDQVASDPDISAIVSGMKLMDDDYPDLVIALGGGSVIDAAKAVMYALWHCRKDSGRSKPCFVAIPTTSGTGSEVTSFSVIKSRSQKLVLVDEFMLPDIAILDPQLVKSVPASITADTGMDVLCHALEAYVSRKASDFSDAMAEKVVQMVFGHLLTCYQQGSNLPAREKMHNASCMAGMAFTNASLGITHSLAHALGGMFGIPHGRANALLMTSVVAFNADVDGNCDTPAAHKYAALARLLGLPSTSVRDGVNSLLVAIETLKQEMQLPANLQAAGVEEHRFQVCLGELATQALHDSCTPTNPRDVNAADLEKLFRLAYSGGPVQLQ; from the coding sequence ATGAATGAGTTTCTGATTAAGCCAAAAATCCATTTCGGTGAGGATGCGCTGCTCGCGCTGAGCAGCTTGCCTGGACGCTCGGCGTTTTTGGTCACCGATCAGGCGATGGTGAAGTTTGGCTTGGCCGAGCGGGTGACCAGCCTGCTCCAACAGCAGCAGATCCGCTGTCGTCAGTATGACCAGGTGGCCTCAGACCCGGATATTTCCGCCATCGTCAGCGGCATGAAGCTGATGGATGACGACTACCCGGACCTGGTGATTGCCTTGGGTGGCGGCTCGGTCATCGATGCCGCCAAGGCGGTGATGTATGCGCTGTGGCATTGCCGTAAAGACAGCGGCCGTAGCAAGCCCTGTTTTGTCGCCATCCCCACCACCAGCGGCACCGGTTCCGAAGTCACCAGCTTCTCGGTGATCAAGTCCCGCAGCCAAAAGCTGGTGTTGGTGGACGAGTTCATGCTGCCCGACATCGCCATCCTCGATCCTCAGCTAGTGAAGTCGGTGCCAGCCAGCATTACCGCCGATACCGGGATGGATGTGCTGTGTCACGCCCTGGAGGCCTATGTCTCCCGCAAGGCCAGCGACTTCAGCGATGCGATGGCCGAAAAAGTGGTGCAGATGGTATTCGGCCACCTGCTGACCTGCTACCAACAGGGCAGCAATCTGCCTGCGCGGGAAAAAATGCATAACGCTTCATGCATGGCCGGGATGGCGTTCACCAACGCATCGTTGGGTATCACCCACAGCCTGGCGCACGCCCTCGGCGGCATGTTTGGTATCCCGCATGGCCGAGCCAATGCACTGCTGATGACATCGGTGGTCGCCTTCAATGCCGACGTTGACGGCAACTGCGACACCCCGGCCGCGCACAAGTATGCCGCTCTGGCGCGCCTGTTGGGGCTGCCAAGCACCTCGGTACGTGATGGCGTCAACAGCCTGTTGGTGGCGATCGAAACGCTGAAACAGGAAATGCAGCTACCGGCCAATCTGCAAGCCGCAGGGGTAGAGGAACACCGCTTCCAGGTTTGCCTTGGCGAACTGGCCACGCAGGCGTTGCACGACAGCTGCACGCCAACCAACCCGCGCGACGTTAACGCGGCAGATTTGGAGAAACTGTTCCGCCTCGCCTACAGCGGCGGCCCGGTACAGCTTCAATAA
- a CDS encoding EutN/CcmL family microcompartment protein: MILAKVTGHVVATQKSDELRGSNLLLVTALGDDLEAIKDRTYVAVDSVGAGENDLVLVEEYFALSKDRYKAMSIVAIVEKVHRER, translated from the coding sequence ATGATCCTCGCAAAGGTAACCGGCCATGTGGTGGCCACGCAGAAAAGTGACGAACTACGCGGCAGCAACCTGCTGCTAGTCACAGCTCTGGGTGACGACCTGGAAGCCATCAAAGATCGTACCTACGTTGCCGTCGACAGTGTCGGTGCCGGTGAAAACGATCTGGTGTTGGTGGAAGAGTATTTCGCACTGAGTAAAGACCGCTACAAGGCCATGTCGATCGTTGCCATTGTCGAGAAGGTTCACCGGGAGCGTTAA
- a CDS encoding acetaldehyde dehydrogenase (acetylating) → MTTLDPDLQSIQQARTLIKNAKQAQLLFAKYSQEKIDGIIKHIASEAARHAEELAKMAHEETGFGNWQDKVLKNIFASEKVFEHIKDLKTVGIIRDDQQNKVMDVGVPLGVITALVPSTNPTSTIFYKTLIALKAGNAIIFSPHPNARQCSQRAIEIVKQAALQAGAPAGIVDGLTQLTLEATKALMHSKDVALILATGGEGMVRAAYSSGTPTISGGPGNGPAFIERSANIQQAVKDIITSKTFDNGVICASEQSIIVEKCIYQDVHRELLAQGCYFMNDDESARLANILLRPNGMINPEVVGKTAIYLSERAGFCVPATTRVLISLQNSVSRKNPYAREKLCPVLGLYIEEDWMSACDRVVELLTNEGLGHTLVIHTQNQQVIREFALQKPVHRILINTPAALGGIGATTNLIPALTLGCGAVGGGSSSDNVGPMNLLNVRKVGYGVRSIEDLRQPQPAAQTCSAPTSHSTSIFDDNRFAAPTAAVAPQAAPAPLYAQGDDRFGAVTRAVVNAAANDITEENVERIITEVLGRLSR, encoded by the coding sequence ATGACCACATTAGATCCGGATTTACAATCCATTCAGCAGGCTCGCACGCTGATTAAAAATGCCAAACAGGCACAATTGCTGTTTGCCAAATATTCACAGGAAAAGATCGACGGCATTATTAAACATATTGCCAGCGAAGCGGCCAGGCATGCCGAAGAATTGGCAAAGATGGCCCATGAAGAAACCGGCTTCGGCAATTGGCAGGACAAGGTGTTAAAAAACATTTTCGCCTCTGAAAAAGTTTTTGAGCATATTAAAGATTTAAAAACCGTCGGTATTATTCGTGACGATCAGCAGAATAAAGTCATGGACGTGGGCGTCCCGTTAGGGGTGATTACCGCCCTGGTGCCGTCCACTAACCCAACCTCAACCATTTTCTATAAAACGCTGATCGCGCTGAAGGCCGGGAACGCCATTATTTTCTCCCCGCACCCTAATGCGCGCCAGTGCAGCCAGCGGGCGATTGAGATCGTCAAGCAGGCCGCGCTCCAAGCCGGTGCCCCTGCGGGTATCGTTGACGGCCTGACCCAGCTGACGCTGGAAGCCACCAAAGCCCTGATGCACAGCAAAGACGTCGCGCTGATCCTGGCTACCGGCGGCGAAGGTATGGTTCGTGCGGCCTATAGCTCCGGCACACCAACCATCAGCGGTGGCCCAGGCAACGGCCCGGCGTTTATCGAACGCAGCGCCAATATCCAGCAGGCAGTGAAGGACATCATCACCAGCAAGACCTTCGATAATGGCGTGATCTGCGCCTCTGAGCAGTCGATCATCGTGGAAAAGTGCATCTATCAGGACGTACACCGCGAGTTGCTGGCCCAGGGCTGCTACTTCATGAACGACGATGAATCTGCCCGCCTGGCCAATATCCTGTTGCGCCCGAACGGCATGATTAATCCTGAAGTGGTGGGCAAGACCGCCATCTACCTCAGCGAGCGCGCCGGGTTCTGCGTACCTGCGACCACCAGAGTGCTGATTTCGTTGCAAAACAGCGTCTCGCGTAAAAACCCTTACGCCCGCGAAAAACTCTGCCCGGTGCTGGGGCTGTACATCGAAGAAGACTGGATGAGCGCCTGTGACCGTGTGGTAGAGCTACTCACCAACGAAGGCCTGGGGCATACGCTAGTCATCCACACCCAGAACCAACAGGTGATCCGCGAGTTTGCGCTGCAAAAACCGGTGCACCGCATCCTGATCAATACGCCCGCCGCGCTTGGAGGCATTGGCGCAACCACGAATCTTATACCTGCGTTAACGCTCGGTTGCGGTGCCGTTGGTGGCGGCTCCAGCTCGGACAACGTCGGCCCGATGAACCTGCTGAACGTACGTAAAGTCGGCTATGGCGTTCGTAGCATCGAGGATCTGCGCCAACCACAACCCGCAGCTCAAACGTGCAGTGCGCCAACCAGCCATAGCACCAGCATCTTCGACGATAACCGCTTTGCAGCGCCAACGGCGGCGGTAGCCCCGCAGGCCGCACCGGCACCGCTGTATGCCCAGGGCGACGATCGTTTCGGGGCGGTCACCCGCGCAGTGGTTAACGCCGCAGCCAATGACATCACCGAAGAGAACGTCGAACGGATCATTACGGAAGTGCTTGGACGCCTGTCCCGGTAA
- a CDS encoding BMC domain-containing protein: protein MKDALGLIETKGLVPAIEAADAMCKAANIELIGYENVGSGLVTVMVKGDVGAVNAAVESGIEAASRIGEVISSRVIARPHNDIEKIASQHKA from the coding sequence ATGAAAGATGCACTCGGATTGATCGAAACCAAAGGGTTGGTGCCTGCTATCGAAGCCGCCGATGCTATGTGTAAGGCCGCCAATATTGAACTGATTGGCTATGAAAACGTCGGCTCCGGCCTGGTCACCGTAATGGTGAAAGGCGACGTGGGTGCCGTTAACGCGGCAGTGGAATCCGGTATTGAAGCCGCCAGCCGAATTGGCGAAGTGATTTCATCACGGGTTATTGCACGCCCACACAATGATATTGAGAAAATCGCCTCACAGCATAAGGCGTAA
- a CDS encoding BMC domain-containing protein yields the protein MGDALGLIETKGLVACIEAADAMCKAANVELIGYENVGSGLVTAMVKGDVGAVKAAVDSGIESAKRVGEVVTSLVIARPHNDIQKIISQYKITE from the coding sequence ATGGGTGACGCATTAGGATTGATTGAAACCAAAGGGCTGGTGGCCTGTATTGAAGCCGCCGATGCGATGTGCAAAGCGGCCAACGTGGAGCTGATCGGCTATGAGAACGTCGGTTCCGGCCTGGTTACCGCGATGGTGAAAGGCGACGTGGGCGCGGTCAAGGCGGCAGTGGATTCCGGTATCGAATCGGCCAAACGCGTGGGTGAAGTGGTTACCTCACTGGTCATTGCCCGCCCGCATAACGATATCCAGAAAATCATCTCGCAGTACAAAATCACCGAATAA
- a CDS encoding BMC domain-containing protein, translating into MGDALGLIETKGLVACIEAADAMCKAANVELIGYENVGSGLVTAMVKGDVGAVKAAVDSGVESAQRVGEVVTSLVIARPHNDINKIVIKHKA; encoded by the coding sequence ATGGGTGATGCATTAGGCTTAATCGAAACCAAAGGGTTGGTGGCCTGTATTGAAGCGGCGGATGCCATGTGCAAGGCGGCCAACGTCGAACTGATCGGCTATGAAAACGTCGGTTCCGGCCTGGTCACCGCCATGGTGAAAGGCGACGTCGGTGCGGTAAAAGCCGCCGTCGATTCCGGCGTGGAATCCGCACAACGCGTGGGTGAAGTAGTGACTTCACTGGTTATCGCCCGCCCACACAACGACATCAACAAAATCGTGATTAAGCACAAAGCGTAA
- a CDS encoding FidL-like protein, which translates to MKTMGWGRRLFAVSIILLLVSLFITVKHNVIQRDDVLNCSTKAIMHFEDTVTESVNVNIHFNFNVKGKGSIVVEGYSDSEAGWLYLQRYVQFDYTSKRVSPGARYYQINRWVSSKSSIDQSPDVIFDYFMREMSDSHYGLQLAMEKINADTVLLSSINSPLFICALKPGSQLE; encoded by the coding sequence ATGAAAACAATGGGCTGGGGGAGAAGGCTGTTTGCCGTCTCTATCATATTGCTACTGGTCTCACTATTTATCACCGTTAAGCATAATGTTATCCAGCGCGATGATGTTTTAAATTGCTCAACCAAAGCCATTATGCACTTTGAAGATACCGTTACCGAATCCGTTAACGTCAATATTCACTTTAACTTTAATGTCAAAGGTAAAGGTTCCATCGTGGTGGAAGGATATTCAGACTCGGAGGCAGGCTGGCTTTATTTACAACGCTACGTACAGTTTGATTATACCAGCAAGCGTGTTTCCCCCGGAGCCCGCTATTATCAGATCAACCGCTGGGTGTCCAGCAAGTCCTCTATCGATCAATCTCCCGACGTGATCTTTGATTACTTTATGCGGGAAATGTCAGACAGCCACTACGGCCTACAATTGGCGATGGAGAAAATCAATGCCGACACCGTGCTGCTCAGTTCGATCAACTCCCCACTGTTTATCTGCGCGTTGAAACCCGGCAGCCAGTTAGAGTAA
- a CDS encoding winged helix-turn-helix domain-containing protein, translating to MKYKINAFLIYDATEGSLKLDDGGKSDSQLTITANALLFFMIQHPGVISRDTVMQRVWDDNGLMSSNSNLNQYLSILRKAFRRYGIENVIVTVARGRLEINPELTIEVIDDSLLHPVIHASEQEPSAEVAPEPTPVAAATTNNDRYWGYAGAMISLLAIALIGWSWSNNGSLTPLVFTPVAQEPIEVLSTDAMINPRMRENYLKNFIAVKEKKNIKYDKDERFLFFYGDKLQSNGLGRTFLAHCAKHQDNTFSYCDNYFYYSWK from the coding sequence ATGAAATACAAAATTAATGCCTTTCTTATTTATGACGCCACCGAAGGTTCGCTAAAGCTGGACGATGGCGGCAAGTCAGATAGCCAGCTCACCATCACTGCCAACGCCCTGCTGTTCTTCATGATCCAGCATCCTGGCGTGATCAGCCGCGATACGGTAATGCAGCGGGTCTGGGACGACAACGGGCTAATGTCCTCCAACAGCAACCTGAATCAGTACCTGAGCATCCTGCGCAAAGCCTTTCGCCGTTATGGCATTGAGAACGTGATCGTCACCGTGGCCCGTGGCAGGTTGGAAATCAATCCAGAGCTGACGATCGAGGTAATCGATGACTCCTTGTTGCATCCGGTAATACATGCCAGCGAACAGGAACCCTCTGCCGAGGTAGCTCCAGAACCAACGCCGGTAGCGGCGGCCACCACCAACAACGATCGCTACTGGGGTTATGCAGGGGCAATGATATCGCTGTTGGCCATCGCGCTGATCGGCTGGTCGTGGAGTAACAACGGCAGCCTGACCCCTCTCGTCTTCACCCCCGTCGCGCAGGAACCCATTGAGGTGTTATCCACCGACGCCATGATAAATCCAAGAATGCGCGAGAATTACCTGAAAAACTTTATTGCCGTCAAAGAAAAAAAGAACATAAAGTATGATAAAGACGAACGTTTTCTGTTCTTTTATGGTGATAAGCTGCAATCCAACGGGTTAGGCCGGACGTTTCTCGCACACTGCGCCAAACATCAAGATAATACATTCAGCTACTGCGATAACTATTTTTATTATTCATGGAAATAA
- a CDS encoding TetR/AcrR family transcriptional regulator, whose protein sequence is MNTHVHRKKDPERLQEQLLEAASIIAAKDGIAALSLNAVAKQAGVSKGGLLHHFPGRQELIHALFIRLLAVMDRGIMALMAVDDNPRGRFSRAYLMYLAGISETDTSRQLALLSLAMPHEMVLRKCWRDWVLQHLANADELDRSYVGNLVRYGADGLWLSELTEGVTMTPEERLALVTRLAAMTFEEL, encoded by the coding sequence ATGAATACCCATGTGCATCGCAAAAAAGACCCGGAACGGCTGCAAGAGCAGCTGCTGGAAGCCGCCAGTATCATCGCCGCTAAAGATGGGATTGCCGCGCTGTCGCTAAACGCCGTCGCCAAGCAGGCTGGGGTCAGCAAGGGCGGGCTGCTGCACCACTTTCCCGGCAGGCAGGAGCTGATACATGCGCTGTTTATTCGCCTGCTGGCCGTGATGGATCGCGGCATTATGGCGCTGATGGCCGTGGACGATAACCCACGTGGGCGCTTCTCCCGGGCCTATCTGATGTACCTGGCAGGCATCAGTGAAACCGACACCAGCCGTCAATTGGCCCTGCTGTCGCTGGCCATGCCGCATGAAATGGTGTTGCGTAAATGCTGGCGGGACTGGGTGCTGCAACATCTGGCCAATGCCGATGAACTGGATCGCAGCTACGTAGGTAATTTGGTGCGCTATGGTGCAGACGGCCTATGGCTTTCTGAACTTACGGAAGGAGTCACTATGACGCCGGAAGAGCGGCTTGCATTGGTGACGAGGCTGGCGGCAATGACCTTCGAGGAGCTTTAA